A single region of the Gemmata palustris genome encodes:
- a CDS encoding DUF58 domain-containing protein has translation MRWFLVIVALIGAAIALQAGLVAFAGYVLLGVYLLSRYLARRWVRDLSATRACDSAPREVGETTEVTVTLTNTGAIPIAWVLVEDLLPDFAVKARTPRITVKGKRVHVVTLRGKQTKTIKYKVTFALRGYYPLGPTLLETGDVFGLHRRHRVIGKPIYVMVYPKVVDLPKYNFASERPIGEVRLQNRLFEDPTRTAGVRQYVMGDPLQRVHWKVTARTGQLHCRIYEPTTLAGATILVDFHQDGYHKRGEPHRSELAVTTAVSIAYAVSVLNVQVGFASNGRDAADRIREESLAAESPEAQVEGHATRDEARDRFEMNDESNRMRPVVVDTRRGFDQFQQIREALARLEFTDAFTFAQLALEMAARMPRDATVIAVLPRVPVETAIALGTLRRQGFAVSVILIGLDENHKLEAHGRLLAETIRDIRYANTVEELANLGANTTAYSPAAYTVDIPLS, from the coding sequence GTGCGTTGGTTTCTCGTAATCGTCGCACTCATCGGCGCCGCGATCGCGCTCCAGGCGGGGTTGGTCGCGTTCGCGGGGTACGTGCTGCTCGGCGTGTACCTGCTGTCGCGTTATTTAGCGCGCAGATGGGTGCGCGACCTCAGCGCGACGCGCGCGTGCGATTCGGCCCCGCGCGAAGTGGGCGAAACGACCGAAGTCACCGTGACGCTCACGAACACCGGGGCGATTCCGATCGCGTGGGTGCTGGTCGAGGATCTGCTGCCGGACTTCGCGGTGAAGGCGCGCACCCCGCGCATCACGGTCAAAGGCAAGCGCGTTCACGTCGTGACCCTTCGCGGAAAGCAAACGAAGACGATCAAGTACAAGGTCACGTTCGCGCTGCGCGGGTACTACCCGCTCGGGCCGACACTGCTCGAAACGGGCGACGTGTTCGGGCTGCACCGGCGCCACCGCGTGATCGGGAAGCCGATTTACGTGATGGTGTACCCCAAGGTCGTGGACCTACCCAAATACAACTTCGCGTCGGAGCGGCCAATTGGGGAAGTGCGACTCCAGAACCGGCTCTTTGAAGACCCGACGCGGACCGCGGGCGTGCGGCAATACGTCATGGGCGACCCACTCCAGCGCGTTCACTGGAAGGTGACGGCGCGCACGGGCCAACTCCACTGCCGCATTTACGAGCCCACGACGCTCGCCGGCGCAACGATCCTCGTGGACTTCCACCAGGACGGCTACCACAAGCGCGGCGAACCGCACCGCTCGGAACTCGCAGTCACCACCGCCGTGAGCATTGCCTACGCGGTGTCCGTACTGAACGTGCAGGTCGGGTTCGCGAGCAACGGGCGCGACGCCGCCGACCGCATTCGCGAAGAATCGCTCGCGGCGGAATCGCCCGAGGCCCAAGTCGAGGGACACGCGACACGCGACGAGGCCCGCGACCGGTTCGAGATGAACGACGAGAGCAACCGTATGCGACCGGTCGTGGTGGACACGCGGCGCGGGTTCGATCAGTTCCAGCAGATCCGCGAGGCACTCGCGCGGCTCGAATTCACGGACGCCTTCACCTTCGCGCAACTCGCACTCGAGATGGCCGCGCGCATGCCGCGCGACGCGACGGTGATTGCCGTACTCCCACGAGTGCCGGTCGAAACGGCCATCGCCCTCGGTACGCTGCGCAGACAGGGGTTCGCGGTGAGCGTGATCCTCATCGGCCTCGACGAGAACCACAAGCTCGAAGCGCACGGGCGCCTGCTCGCCGAAACGATTCGCGACATCCGGTACGCGAACACCGTGGAAGAACTGGCCAACCTCGGCGCGAACACGACCGCCTACAGTCCGGCGGCGTATACGGTCGATATACCACTTTCATGA
- a CDS encoding UbiA family prenyltransferase, with protein sequence MNRDRLLAFAQLLRIPNVFTAFADIALGACVGAALLPSAPAQFWGAYLILALASGCLYLAGMVWNDFFDFAEDKKNRAFRPLPSGRVSRGTAVVLGVLLFAAGIALAGTAGFVAQAEWTHEPLVFALGLIAAVLIYDGGAKRTPFGPIAMAACRFLNVLFALSLVPDDVLEMEKRIHLAGVVGVYIVGVTWFARTEEGKSRQRDLALAAGVIGLALLLALLLRVKLGSSLGTFAFPYLLVGFGFLVGLPISRAIADPGSRNVQAAVKRCVLGLVFLDAVLATMFIGLPGLLVLLLLPPALWLGKWVYST encoded by the coding sequence ATGAACCGCGACCGACTGCTCGCCTTTGCTCAGCTCCTCCGCATCCCGAACGTGTTCACCGCGTTCGCCGATATCGCGCTCGGCGCGTGCGTGGGCGCGGCACTGCTCCCTTCGGCGCCGGCCCAGTTTTGGGGCGCGTACCTCATCCTCGCACTCGCGTCGGGGTGCCTGTACCTCGCGGGTATGGTCTGGAACGACTTCTTCGATTTCGCCGAGGACAAGAAGAATCGCGCGTTCCGACCGCTCCCGTCGGGGCGCGTGAGTCGGGGAACTGCGGTCGTGCTCGGCGTGCTGCTGTTCGCGGCCGGGATCGCACTCGCTGGGACAGCCGGGTTCGTGGCGCAAGCCGAATGGACCCACGAGCCGCTGGTGTTCGCACTGGGCCTGATCGCGGCGGTGCTCATTTACGACGGTGGGGCGAAGCGCACGCCCTTCGGCCCGATCGCGATGGCCGCGTGCCGGTTCCTGAACGTGCTGTTCGCGCTGTCGCTCGTTCCCGATGACGTGCTCGAGATGGAAAAGCGCATCCACCTCGCGGGCGTCGTGGGCGTGTACATCGTGGGCGTGACGTGGTTCGCCCGCACCGAAGAGGGCAAGAGCCGGCAGCGCGACCTCGCGCTCGCGGCCGGTGTCATCGGGCTGGCGCTCTTACTCGCGCTGCTGCTCCGGGTGAAACTCGGGAGCAGTTTGGGCACGTTCGCGTTCCCGTACCTGTTGGTCGGGTTCGGGTTCCTGGTGGGCCTGCCCATCTCGCGTGCGATCGCCGACCCGGGCTCGCGCAACGTGCAAGCGGCCGTGAAGCGGTGCGTGCTCGGGCTCGTGTTTCTCGACGCGGTGCTCGCGACGATGTTCATCGGCTTGCCCGGGTTGCTCGTGCTTTTGTTGTTGCCCCCCGCGCTCTGGCTCGGAAAATGGGTCTACTCGACTTGA
- a CDS encoding M2 family metallopeptidase: MHDRRTFLLTGGATVAATLIPDALSGADGNDEAAAVIKAHVTKLQPLEVASGIAWWTANTTGKDEDFQKKEEAQNKIDAALSDKKMFDRVKALKAAADKGAIKDALVARQIQLLYLQYLEKQVAPELLKKITSKANAVEQAFNVFRAKVDGQEIPDSKVRSTLKESTDSALRQKVWEASKGVGAAVEADLAELVKLRNEAATQLGFKNFHALQLTLNEQDGPELIKLFDDLDKLTKEPFTKSKAEIDERLAKKLKVGVADLQAWHYFDPFFQESPAVFDANLDAPYTKADLLKLCRDFYAGIGLPIDDVIARSDLYEKKGKSPHAFCTDIDREGDVRVLANIVPNEYWMGTMLHELGHSVYSSKNIPQTVPYLLRAEAHILTTEGVAMQFERFSKSRPWLEKMGAKVEAPAEFDEAAKKVQRNQLLIFSRWCQVMLRFEKAMYEDPKQNLNKLWWDLVEQYQQVKKPKDRNAPDYASKIHICSAPVYYHNYMMGQLFASQVHHALSKAVFNADPKTTIYIGEKKVGAFMKEKVFEPGRTKTWKELTKFATGAELSPAAFAKDFEG; the protein is encoded by the coding sequence ATGCACGACCGTCGCACGTTCCTGCTCACCGGAGGCGCTACCGTGGCCGCTACACTGATCCCCGACGCGCTCTCGGGCGCGGACGGCAACGACGAAGCCGCGGCCGTTATCAAGGCCCACGTCACGAAGTTGCAGCCCCTGGAGGTCGCGAGCGGGATCGCGTGGTGGACCGCGAACACCACCGGCAAGGACGAGGACTTCCAGAAGAAGGAAGAGGCGCAGAACAAGATCGACGCGGCGCTATCCGACAAGAAGATGTTCGACCGCGTGAAGGCGCTGAAAGCCGCGGCCGATAAGGGCGCCATCAAGGACGCACTGGTCGCGCGCCAGATCCAACTGCTGTACCTGCAGTACCTCGAAAAGCAGGTCGCGCCGGAACTGCTCAAGAAGATCACCTCGAAGGCGAACGCCGTCGAACAGGCGTTCAACGTGTTCCGCGCGAAAGTGGACGGGCAGGAGATCCCGGACAGCAAGGTGCGCAGCACGCTCAAGGAGTCCACCGATTCGGCACTGCGGCAGAAGGTGTGGGAAGCGAGCAAGGGCGTCGGGGCCGCGGTCGAAGCGGACTTGGCCGAACTGGTGAAGCTCCGCAACGAGGCCGCCACGCAGCTCGGGTTCAAGAACTTCCACGCGCTGCAACTCACGCTCAACGAACAGGACGGCCCCGAACTCATCAAGCTGTTCGACGACCTCGACAAGCTCACGAAGGAGCCGTTCACGAAGTCGAAGGCGGAAATCGACGAGCGGCTCGCGAAGAAGCTCAAGGTCGGGGTCGCGGACCTGCAAGCGTGGCACTACTTCGATCCGTTCTTTCAAGAATCCCCCGCGGTCTTTGATGCGAACCTCGACGCGCCGTACACGAAGGCCGATCTGCTCAAGCTGTGCCGCGACTTCTACGCGGGCATCGGGCTCCCCATTGATGACGTGATCGCGCGGAGCGACCTGTACGAGAAGAAGGGCAAGTCGCCGCACGCCTTCTGCACCGACATCGACCGCGAGGGCGACGTGCGCGTGCTCGCGAACATCGTGCCCAATGAATACTGGATGGGCACGATGCTCCACGAACTGGGGCACTCGGTGTACTCGTCGAAGAACATCCCCCAGACGGTGCCGTACCTGCTCCGGGCCGAAGCGCACATCCTCACGACCGAGGGCGTCGCGATGCAGTTCGAGCGGTTCAGCAAGTCGCGCCCGTGGCTCGAAAAGATGGGCGCGAAAGTCGAAGCGCCGGCCGAGTTCGATGAAGCCGCCAAGAAGGTGCAGCGGAACCAACTGCTCATCTTCAGCCGGTGGTGCCAAGTGATGCTGCGGTTCGAGAAGGCCATGTACGAAGACCCCAAGCAGAACCTCAACAAGCTCTGGTGGGATCTGGTGGAGCAGTACCAGCAGGTGAAGAAGCCGAAGGACCGCAACGCCCCGGACTACGCGAGCAAGATCCACATTTGCAGCGCCCCGGTGTACTACCACAACTACATGATGGGCCAGTTGTTCGCCTCGCAGGTCCACCACGCGCTCTCGAAAGCCGTGTTCAACGCGGACCCCAAGACAACCATCTACATCGGCGAGAAGAAGGTGGGCGCGTTTATGAAGGAGAAGGTGTTCGAGCCGGGCCGCACGAAGACGTGGAAGGAACTGACCAAGTTCGCGACCGGCGCGGAGCTGAGCCCGGCCGCGTTCGCGAAGGACTTCGAGGGGTAA
- a CDS encoding sigma-70 family RNA polymerase sigma factor yields MSLPILTNFVRRLSARDEADGDLVRRYTAERSEAAFEELARRYGPAVFGVCRRALGDHHLAEDAFQAVFVVLARKAHTVRPPGAVGGWLFGVARKAAAEAAAMRRRKHRELLPGSLPDRSAPGAEPDDTAAAVDAEVAALPPALRAAVLLCEIEGLPRAEAAARLGIAEGTLSSRLAKARKVLAERLRRRGLAPAVGGVAAVPVALAGAASARADGRASGTVLELANGVLRTMLASNLRLVPVAVLALTVAVVGWAGDSDLPAAARVGPPAVAVRAAAPVPARKVEWVEEFALEHTSAVSAVAFGEKALATFEVECAQPRARVWNAIDGKPLPLEVRGAWFPKSPARALRFTKGDEHLLMTFPETFFDQPSGGTVRYRRIPEALVGDTMSGFDAVAFSADLTTFVNRKLPMPNQPVRKDQLHLHGNPWTDQKNHLNHRAVFEYPGGAAVLHADLSADGKRLAVAGDDAAVRVFDAATLKELHAIKLKKEATVTGVRLTDDGGRLAVVGAGGFARVYDCAGAELCALKGHDGTVVAVAFSSDGKRVATACGRVVRVFDATAGKPNGEVAGHADKVTALAFGPAGRRLISGSVDKTAKVWKLSD; encoded by the coding sequence ATGTCGCTCCCCATCCTAACGAACTTCGTTCGCCGCCTCTCCGCCCGCGACGAGGCGGACGGGGATTTGGTGCGCCGGTACACGGCCGAGCGGAGCGAAGCGGCGTTCGAGGAGCTGGCGCGGCGGTACGGGCCGGCCGTGTTCGGGGTGTGCCGGCGGGCGCTCGGCGACCACCACCTGGCCGAGGACGCGTTCCAGGCGGTGTTCGTGGTGCTCGCCCGCAAGGCGCACACCGTCCGCCCGCCGGGGGCGGTCGGCGGGTGGCTGTTCGGGGTGGCCCGGAAGGCGGCGGCGGAGGCGGCAGCCATGCGGCGACGGAAGCACCGCGAATTGCTCCCCGGCTCGCTCCCGGACCGCTCGGCTCCGGGTGCCGAACCCGATGACACCGCCGCGGCGGTAGACGCCGAAGTCGCCGCGCTGCCGCCGGCCCTCCGCGCGGCGGTGCTGCTGTGCGAGATCGAGGGGCTACCGCGGGCCGAGGCCGCGGCACGGTTGGGGATCGCCGAGGGGACGCTCAGCAGCCGGCTGGCGAAGGCCCGGAAGGTGCTGGCCGAGCGGTTGCGGCGGCGCGGGCTGGCCCCGGCGGTCGGCGGGGTGGCGGCCGTCCCGGTCGCCCTGGCGGGGGCCGCGTCGGCCCGGGCCGACGGACGCGCGTCCGGGACGGTTCTGGAACTCGCGAACGGGGTACTGCGAACAATGCTTGCTTCGAACTTGCGTCTCGTGCCTGTGGCGGTTCTGGCTCTGACCGTCGCGGTGGTCGGGTGGGCGGGCGACTCCGACCTGCCGGCTGCGGCGCGGGTCGGGCCGCCCGCGGTCGCGGTACGGGCAGCCGCCCCGGTGCCGGCGCGGAAGGTCGAGTGGGTCGAGGAGTTCGCCCTGGAGCACACGTCCGCGGTGTCGGCGGTCGCGTTCGGGGAGAAGGCACTCGCGACCTTCGAAGTCGAGTGCGCCCAGCCCCGTGCGCGGGTGTGGAACGCGATCGACGGGAAGCCGTTACCGCTGGAAGTTCGGGGCGCGTGGTTCCCGAAATCCCCCGCCCGCGCACTGCGGTTTACCAAGGGCGACGAACACCTGCTCATGACCTTCCCGGAGACGTTCTTCGATCAGCCGTCCGGCGGAACGGTTCGGTACCGGCGGATCCCGGAAGCGTTGGTCGGTGACACCATGAGTGGATTCGACGCCGTAGCCTTCTCGGCTGACCTGACCACGTTCGTGAATCGGAAATTGCCGATGCCCAATCAGCCGGTCCGAAAGGATCAGCTCCACCTGCACGGGAATCCGTGGACCGACCAGAAGAACCACCTCAACCACCGGGCGGTGTTCGAGTACCCGGGCGGCGCCGCGGTGCTGCACGCCGACCTGTCCGCGGACGGGAAGCGGCTCGCGGTCGCGGGGGACGACGCGGCCGTCCGCGTGTTCGATGCGGCCACGCTGAAGGAGTTGCACGCGATCAAGTTGAAGAAGGAGGCGACCGTAACCGGGGTGCGACTGACCGACGACGGCGGGCGGTTGGCGGTGGTCGGCGCGGGTGGGTTCGCCCGGGTGTACGACTGCGCCGGGGCCGAGCTGTGCGCGCTGAAGGGCCACGACGGTACTGTCGTCGCGGTGGCGTTCTCATCCGACGGCAAGCGGGTGGCGACGGCGTGCGGCCGCGTGGTGCGGGTGTTCGACGCCACAGCTGGGAAGCCGAATGGCGAGGTCGCCGGGCACGCCGACAAGGTGACCGCGCTGGCGTTCGGGCCGGCCGGCCGGCGGCTGATCTCCGGGTCGGTGGACAAGACGGCGAAGGTGTGGAAGCTGAGCGACTGA
- a CDS encoding S1 family peptidase: protein MRRTLCALLLLTLFAPTALGQPKTEPAPQTVDAGSSVYQKVVRSTVWVHSDRGGGKLATGTGSLVDKGRRLVLTNYHVVGDVKAATVYFPEFEGREGKKTISERKYYTDRAGKLGITGEVLELDKQADLALIRIDRVPDGATELPLAPESPDPGQSVHSIGNPGKSGALWVYTPGKVRQVYSKKWKVKLDERTTVSFEAKVIETDSPTNPGDSGGPLVNDKGELVGVTQGGALDAQSISIFVDLSEVKRLVNRRSVQLLRAGAAPATQPKDPPKAPREKALESKDDGKFFGETAWKRVAPTAEKLLKEKNTDFVVETFMTPPKGDADKIAALKPAEREKFFKEMVDARAKELKLHGVYVLVSKKPATLYIEVSKDLPADLGPKLKSALLASFKENKFDEGLAKVIDMTLEAKGLGEKK from the coding sequence ATGCGCCGAACCCTATGCGCTCTGTTGCTGCTCACGCTGTTCGCGCCGACCGCGCTGGGCCAGCCGAAGACCGAACCCGCGCCGCAAACGGTGGACGCGGGCTCGTCGGTGTACCAGAAAGTGGTGCGCTCGACGGTGTGGGTCCACTCCGATCGGGGCGGCGGTAAGCTCGCGACCGGTACCGGGTCGCTCGTGGATAAGGGGCGGCGGCTCGTCCTCACCAACTACCACGTGGTGGGCGACGTGAAGGCCGCGACCGTGTACTTCCCGGAATTCGAGGGGCGCGAGGGGAAGAAGACGATCTCGGAGCGGAAGTATTACACCGACCGGGCCGGTAAGCTCGGTATTACGGGCGAGGTGCTCGAACTGGACAAGCAGGCCGATCTCGCGCTGATCCGCATCGACCGCGTTCCGGACGGGGCAACGGAGCTGCCGCTCGCGCCCGAGAGCCCGGACCCGGGTCAGTCGGTCCACTCCATCGGCAACCCGGGCAAGAGTGGCGCGCTGTGGGTGTACACGCCGGGCAAGGTGCGCCAGGTGTACAGCAAGAAGTGGAAGGTGAAGCTCGACGAGCGGACCACGGTGTCCTTCGAGGCAAAGGTGATCGAGACCGATTCGCCCACCAATCCGGGCGACAGCGGCGGACCGCTCGTGAACGATAAGGGCGAACTGGTCGGGGTCACGCAGGGCGGTGCGCTCGATGCGCAATCGATCAGCATCTTCGTCGATCTCTCCGAAGTGAAGCGGCTCGTGAACCGGCGCTCGGTTCAGTTGCTCCGCGCGGGCGCGGCCCCGGCCACTCAGCCCAAAGATCCGCCCAAAGCGCCACGCGAGAAGGCACTCGAGAGCAAGGACGACGGCAAGTTCTTCGGTGAGACCGCGTGGAAGCGAGTCGCGCCCACCGCGGAGAAGTTGCTCAAGGAGAAGAACACCGATTTCGTCGTCGAGACGTTCATGACCCCGCCGAAGGGCGACGCGGACAAAATCGCCGCGCTGAAACCGGCCGAGCGCGAGAAGTTCTTCAAGGAGATGGTGGACGCGCGGGCCAAGGAACTCAAACTGCACGGCGTGTACGTCCTGGTGAGCAAGAAGCCCGCAACCCTGTACATCGAAGTCTCGAAGGATCTCCCGGCCGACCTCGGACCCAAGCTCAAGTCCGCGCTGCTCGCGAGTTTCAAGGAGAACAAGTTCGATGAGGGCCTTGCGAAAGTGATCGACATGACCCTCGAAGCGAAGGGATTGGGGGAGAAAAAGTGA
- a CDS encoding putative molybdenum carrier protein — protein sequence MKLERVISGGQTGADRAGLVAARAAGIATGGWMPKGFRALDGARPEFAGLYGVREHASDRYPPRTALNVKESDATLRFATDWDSPGEKLTRELCERYGRPHFAVAPDASIAPADVVDWLARNNVRVLNVAGNSERTAPGIEAFVTAFLAEVFRLLRAPD from the coding sequence ATGAAACTGGAGCGCGTGATTTCCGGCGGGCAGACCGGGGCGGATCGCGCCGGTTTGGTGGCGGCGCGGGCCGCCGGGATCGCGACCGGGGGGTGGATGCCGAAGGGGTTTCGCGCGCTGGACGGCGCGCGCCCGGAGTTCGCCGGTCTCTACGGTGTGCGCGAGCACGCGAGCGACCGGTACCCGCCTCGCACGGCACTCAACGTGAAGGAATCGGACGCCACGCTCCGGTTCGCGACCGACTGGGATTCGCCCGGCGAAAAACTCACCCGAGAATTGTGCGAGCGCTACGGGCGCCCGCACTTCGCGGTCGCCCCGGATGCTTCGATCGCGCCTGCGGACGTGGTCGATTGGCTCGCGCGAAACAACGTCCGCGTGCTGAACGTGGCCGGGAACTCCGAGCGCACTGCGCCCGGCATCGAAGCGTTCGTGACCGCATTTCTCGCCGAAGTTTTCCGGCTGCTTCGCGCCCCGGACTGA
- a CDS encoding ATP-binding protein, which translates to MISERAATAANAPTAGTGERDTPPESRAWRCALTAGGWLLSALGALGLFAWALGEQDYLQIEPGRPPLHYNGTLGFVLWGAGYLALVRGRNRVARGCAGGLFLIGALVLLASVPGAGLPLDRWAFTPSRYAVPAGPGGSAPSTGAGFCLAALAIGLGTLRGRALLQAIGGTLIGAVLVLGAPALLVTVRAGGFVVLPSGPSVLGIVGVWVGGLALLASGVRRGTPAVVLGHAVPLAFGGAGAALTVALWLVLDAEQDERMHRQVQFETAHIQRLVMERVPTEMTLLVELAERWPDAPADGPVPEPMKLDAGNYLGQIPGCLGVACLDAQRRLVWIESGAPHPATFADLGGGEALAGAVATGQFALVRPPRSCWRGQRVMLLFAPGRAKGAGGGMVSAISVQQFYANVLNANAAAGYGVTISEGDEEVFTRYGAQPGAGGRWSQSLPITFRGREWRLTVWPTPDALARENLALPKLALLVGLLTTGLLALAAHLAQTARRRTFALENEVRERQLAERAMRQSEEKYRTLIENLGQGIFLQDHEHRYVAANAQFCKSVGRAEAEVIGATELDLYDPDPARAHTEEVRTVLADGRSVESESEVLVGERRTCVRRVLTPVRDATGRTTGVLGICWDVTEQRKLEAHVHQASKMDAIGQLAGGIAHDFNNLLTVILGNLEMMLADLAPGHPDHGLVVSAQSAAVRAAALTQRLLGFSRRHQLDWRPTNLNGIITEVVALLQRTIDPLTRIETHLGADLWAVQADPTQLNQVLMNLCINARDAIGGAGRIAIETSCAAVADGPAAKRGDFVRLRVTDTGAGMAPEVKARIYEPFFTTKDVGKGTGLGLAMVFAIVRQHKGWIDCHSEVGTGTRFDIYLPRGEAVKAHAPPATPAPSNRAGKETVLVVDDEELIRKLAVMTLQSRGYCVLQAADGREAVELYAKERDRIDLVLLDLTMPVLSGHEAFRQLLGMNPRVKVLFASGYAVEQLSDLEKERMAGFVKKPYRPNELVLAVEDALPRRGGSRPDTAPTEPDVCAQPVGAVA; encoded by the coding sequence GCGGGCGGGCTGTTCCTGATCGGGGCGCTCGTGCTCCTCGCGTCCGTTCCGGGCGCGGGCCTCCCCCTCGACCGCTGGGCGTTCACCCCGTCGCGGTACGCGGTCCCGGCCGGACCGGGCGGGTCGGCCCCGAGCACCGGGGCCGGGTTCTGCCTCGCCGCGCTCGCGATCGGTCTCGGTACGCTGCGCGGGCGGGCGCTGCTCCAGGCGATCGGTGGCACCCTGATCGGCGCGGTACTGGTACTCGGCGCACCGGCCCTTCTGGTAACGGTCCGCGCGGGCGGGTTCGTGGTCCTCCCGTCGGGGCCGTCGGTACTGGGGATCGTCGGGGTCTGGGTCGGCGGGCTGGCGCTGCTCGCCTCCGGCGTCCGCAGGGGCACCCCGGCGGTCGTGCTCGGGCACGCGGTCCCGCTCGCGTTCGGGGGCGCCGGGGCCGCGCTCACCGTCGCGCTGTGGCTGGTCCTCGACGCGGAGCAGGACGAGCGCATGCACCGCCAGGTCCAGTTCGAGACCGCGCACATCCAGCGCCTCGTGATGGAGCGCGTCCCGACGGAAATGACCCTGCTCGTCGAACTGGCCGAGCGCTGGCCCGACGCGCCCGCGGACGGGCCGGTCCCGGAGCCGATGAAGTTGGACGCGGGCAACTACCTGGGGCAGATCCCCGGGTGCCTCGGGGTCGCGTGCCTCGACGCCCAGCGCCGGCTCGTCTGGATCGAGTCGGGCGCGCCGCACCCGGCGACGTTCGCGGACCTGGGCGGGGGCGAGGCGCTGGCCGGGGCCGTGGCGACCGGGCAGTTCGCGCTGGTCCGGCCCCCGCGCTCGTGCTGGCGCGGCCAGCGCGTGATGCTCCTGTTCGCGCCCGGCCGGGCGAAGGGGGCGGGCGGCGGGATGGTGAGCGCGATCTCCGTGCAGCAGTTCTACGCCAACGTCCTCAACGCCAATGCCGCGGCCGGCTACGGGGTGACCATCTCCGAGGGCGACGAGGAGGTCTTCACCCGCTACGGCGCGCAGCCGGGGGCCGGGGGCCGGTGGAGCCAGAGCCTCCCGATCACCTTCCGCGGGCGCGAGTGGCGCCTCACGGTGTGGCCCACGCCGGACGCGCTCGCCCGGGAGAACCTGGCGCTGCCCAAACTGGCGCTCCTGGTCGGGCTCCTCACGACCGGGCTCCTGGCGCTGGCCGCGCACCTCGCGCAAACGGCCCGGCGCCGCACGTTCGCGCTGGAGAACGAGGTGCGCGAGCGCCAGCTCGCGGAGCGCGCGATGCGCCAGAGCGAGGAGAAGTACCGGACCCTGATCGAGAACCTGGGCCAGGGGATCTTCCTCCAGGACCACGAGCACCGCTACGTCGCGGCCAACGCACAGTTCTGTAAGAGCGTCGGGCGCGCGGAGGCCGAAGTCATCGGGGCCACCGAACTCGACTTGTACGACCCCGACCCCGCGCGCGCGCACACCGAAGAGGTGCGGACCGTGCTCGCCGACGGCCGGAGCGTCGAGAGCGAGTCCGAGGTGCTCGTGGGCGAGCGCCGGACGTGCGTGCGCCGCGTCCTGACCCCGGTCCGCGACGCGACCGGGCGCACCACCGGCGTGCTCGGCATCTGCTGGGACGTGACCGAGCAGCGCAAGCTCGAGGCCCACGTCCACCAGGCCAGCAAGATGGACGCGATCGGCCAGTTGGCCGGCGGGATCGCGCACGACTTCAACAACCTGCTCACGGTCATCCTCGGTAACCTCGAGATGATGCTCGCGGACCTCGCGCCCGGGCACCCGGACCACGGGCTGGTGGTCTCCGCCCAGAGCGCCGCGGTGCGGGCCGCGGCCCTGACCCAGCGGCTCCTCGGGTTCTCGCGCCGGCACCAACTGGACTGGCGCCCCACCAACCTCAACGGGATCATCACCGAGGTCGTCGCGCTGCTCCAGCGCACCATCGACCCGCTCACCCGGATCGAGACGCACCTGGGGGCCGACCTGTGGGCGGTGCAGGCGGACCCGACGCAGCTCAACCAGGTGCTGATGAACCTGTGCATCAACGCCCGCGACGCGATCGGCGGCGCCGGGCGGATCGCCATCGAAACGTCGTGCGCCGCGGTCGCCGACGGGCCGGCCGCGAAGCGCGGCGACTTCGTGCGCCTGCGGGTGACCGACACCGGCGCCGGGATGGCTCCGGAGGTGAAGGCCCGCATCTACGAGCCGTTCTTCACCACCAAGGACGTGGGCAAGGGGACCGGGCTCGGGCTCGCGATGGTGTTCGCGATCGTGCGCCAGCACAAGGGCTGGATCGACTGCCATTCCGAAGTGGGCACGGGGACGCGGTTCGACATTTACCTCCCGCGGGGCGAGGCGGTGAAGGCGCACGCCCCCCCCGCGACCCCGGCCCCCTCGAACCGGGCCGGCAAGGAAACGGTGCTCGTCGTGGACGACGAGGAACTCATTCGCAAACTCGCCGTTATGACCCTCCAGAGCCGCGGGTACTGCGTGCTCCAGGCGGCCGACGGCCGGGAGGCGGTCGAACTGTACGCGAAGGAGCGGGACCGAATCGACCTCGTGCTGCTCGACCTGACCATGCCCGTACTTTCCGGGCACGAGGCGTTCCGGCAGCTCCTCGGGATGAACCCGCGCGTGAAAGTGCTCTTCGCCAGCGGGTACGCGGTCGAGCAGCTCTCCGACCTGGAAAAGGAGCGGATGGCCGGGTTCGTGAAGAAGCCGTACCGCCCGAACGAACTGGTCCTGGCCGTGGAGGACGCGCTCCCGCGGCGCGGCGGGTCGCGGCCGGACACGGCGCCGACCGAACCGGACGTGTGCGCTCAACCCGTCGGCGCCGTGGCCTGA